AGTATAGAACGGCCGGCTCCGGCATGTCAATACGGTAATGTGAATTCTGACTGATTTCTCCGGGGAGAGCGCACGGGCGCGCCGGGCTGAACGTTCTTCCTCATCGCCGCCGGGCGGCGGTGAGGATCGGTTTCCAGGCCCCTGATTTCCGCTCCGAATACATTCCCCTGCCTGTCAACCGCCACGAGGTACCCTCTGGGCGTTTCGGTATCATTGCGACACCTCGCTGCCGGTGCTTGACTCTGAAGGATCGCGTTCCATAAACTAGAAGTGACTCGTGGTCGGCAAGGGGGGTTTTTGTGTGTACGTAATCGAAAACACTATCAATGCCCAAACACGGAACCGGTTGAGCGAAAAGGAACTGGCGGAAATGATCCGCCGCTTGCGGTTTCCGCCGGAGTTTTGTGTCCAGGTGTATAACTTCTTTACCGATGTACCTCTCCGTGCCGTGGGCGAGTTCCTGGAGCGGCACGACATCCCCCTGGAAACGCTCAAGACATACTACGAAGCCCACGTCAGATCGGCCTATCCCAATCCGGAACTGGAGGAGATCTTCGCGTGACCGCAAGCCGGATCTGGGAGGGGCTCTTCATCAGGGCGCTGGAAATCCTGGATGCCGCCGGGATCCCCCGGGACGAATGGACCTTCGGCGGCGGAACGGCCCTGGCCTTGCGGTACCGCCATCGGGAAAGCAGGGACGTGGACGTCTTTCTGACCGACGCTCAGTACCTGGTCCGGGCAACCCCCCGACTGAATCGTACCGTGGCGGAGATCGCTCCCGAGTACGAGGAGGCGGCGACCTTTCTGAAGCTTTTCTTCCCCGAGGGGGAGGTCGATCTCATCGTCGCACCCCATCTGACACCCGATTACTTCGCGATGAAACCTTTTACACCTTGCACCCGACCTGCTCGGCTCCCGGCTCGCATCCCTTGAACGGAGATGGAGCAGGCTCCGGGAACTGTACCCGGCGGAGGTGGTGCACCTGGCGATTACCGATGACGCGCTTCGCCGGAGTGCCCCTGCGATCTTCGAGGAATTCCTCGGATGGCTCAAGACGAAGCCGCTTCCGCCCAGGCGAAGTCGGGGAGCGGGATGATCGGTGTCCCCCTGGTTTTCACTGCCGGGTAGCTTCTCCGGCCGTGCCGGTTCAGATGTTCGCACCGGCTCAGATCGGTTTTCTCATCACCACCGCCGAGAGCGGGCAGGTTTCCCGGAATTCCCGGGACTCCCGTACCGCCGCGGGAACGTCCTCCCGCCGCACCTCCGTGAAGCCCAGGCGCGCCAGATATTCCCGGTCGGTGACGGTGAGGAGATAGACCTCGTGCGCCCCGCGCTCCCGCGCCGACTCCAGGGCGCGCGCCACCAGCCGCCGTCCCAAACCCCGGCCCCTTTCCGGCGGGGCGACCGCCAGGGAGCGCAGCAGGGCGAACGGGCCGTAGTATTCGAGGCCCACGACGCCGATGACGTGCGGCGCCCGGGCTACGAAGAAACCGGCCAGGTCCGCGGGGATGCCAATCGTGGTGAGACCGGCCTCCTGCAGCAGGGCGACGGCCTGCTCCCTGTCCTCCGGGATGGCGGCGGTGAGGGCCGGTTTCCGGGCGCGGACCAGGGCGCTGACCAGGGCCCCGCCATAGGGTGCGAGTTCCCGCCTCATCTCTTCCGTGAGGGCCGCGGCCGGCATATCCTCCAGACCGTAAGCGCGGGTCGTCTCCAGTTCGACGTTCAGGAACCCGGCCCGCGCCAGCGCCTCGCGGTATTCGGCCTCCGTCAGGGCGCCGGCGACGCACCCGGCCCACAGTTCGGCGTGCCGCCGCAGCCATTCCGGGACCTCCTTCCGCCATACCATGTCGGAGACCGCCAGCCGGCCGCCCGGCTTGAGCACCCGGCAGGCTTCGGCGAGCACCCTCGCTTTGTCCGCGGCCAGGTTGATGACACAGTTGGAGATGACGACGTCCACGCTGTCGTCCGGCAGGGGAATACTCTCCATCTCGCCCTTGATGAACGCGGCGTTTTCGATCCCGCTCTTGCGCCGGTTCTCCCGCGCCAGGGCCAGCATTTCGTCGGTCATGTCCAGGCCGTAGACCTTCCCCTCCGGCCCGACCCGGCGGGCGGCCAGCAGGACGTCAAGCCCGGCGCCGCTGCCCAGGTCGAGGACCGTCTCTCCCGGCCGCAGTTCAGCCGGGGCGACGGGATTCCCGCAGCCCAGGGATGTCTGGAGCATTTGCAGCGGCAGGCCCGCGATTTCCTCCGGGGCGTAGTCCCCGCCGCAGCCGCAGCCGCCGGCGGCCGAAGAGCAGCAGCCTTCCGGCGCCCCGGCGCGGGCGGCCCGCGCGATGCCGGCGTACTTTTCGCGGACCGCTTCCTTGATTTCACTCACAGCAACAACCTCCTTTGACTCCGGTGAGGGCACCGACAAGCAGTTCCAGACTTTCCAGCACCGGCCGCCGTTTGTCCGGCGGCAGCTGTTCCAGCACGGCGCGGTTGTAGGCCTGCATGTTCCGGTCGATGGCCGCGGCCAGCTCACGGCCCTTGTCCGATGGGGACAGCAGGGTTCTCCGCCTGTCGGCGGGGTCGGCGTCCCGCAGGACAAGACCCTGCTGCACCAAGCCGTCCGCGATACGGCTGACGGTGCTCAGGTCCAGCCCCAGGACCGGGGAGATCTCACTCGGGGAGACCCCCTTCTCCCCCCGGCGGGCGACCTCCAGCAGCAGGTGGCACTGGGACAGGGTTATCCCGCAACAGCCCACCTCCCCCTTTTCCAGGAACTGCATGGCCCGGACAAGATCGACCGTCAGCCGGCGCAACTCGGCGGCCATTCGATCCAGCTCCGTCGTCACCGCTTTCACCTGCCTCAACTTCCAGCCATCCTTACGGTTCTGAACGGGAATATGGTATCATGCAATAGTTGTATACAGCAAGTGTTGAGAATTTGGGGGACACCATACCGGATTATTATCCCGAGGGACACCGGGGGACTCCATGCCGGTAAACAATCGAGTATGGTGTCCCCTGATTTTCCAAGAAGTAAGTTGCATTTCCAGGAATAGCGTGTTATCATTTAGTAACAATATATAAAGGGGAGAGACCCATGCATATTTCACCCCGCCATATTATCGATAACTTTTTAGACGAGGTCAAAAGCCTTATACGGCAAGGTCTATTTGACATGGCTGTTGGCCCGGATGAACGGGCGGCGATGATCGCCCTCGGGCTACGCTCACAGTGGGAAGTTGCGGAATACATCGAGACCTTGGAAGCAGATGATTTTGCTGAAGGCCCTAAGCCAGACGACAATCCCCTTTTTGGAGGGTATGTTTGGGTGTTCGGCCCCGAAATCGAGGGCAGCCAGTTTTACATCAAGCTAAAAGTAAGAGACCGCAGGCAGGTATTTTGTATGTCCTTTCATCCAGCGAAGTATCCCCTACGGTGCCCTTACAGGTGACCCCCGACAGGCAATCCGAACCGATCAGGACCCACTTTAAGGAAGGTGATGCTAAATGGAACGCTGGCGTTACTGCCCCCAATGCGATAGGGAAGCGAGGTTCGTTGTCGAAAACCGTACCGAGGACCATACCATAAGGGGCGAAAAGATACGGGTGGATCTACCCGTCCTGGTATGCTCGGTATGTGGCGTCGAGTTGTTCGACGAGGAGCTGACCGGGAGCGCGTTACGTGCCGCCTACGATGAGGTGCGGAGGCGGAAGGGTATGCCCTCCCCGGAGGAGTTAAAGGAAGTTCGCTCGCGCATGG
The sequence above is a segment of the Thermoanaerobacterales bacterium genome. Coding sequences within it:
- a CDS encoding MarR family transcriptional regulator — protein: MKAVTTELDRMAAELRRLTVDLVRAMQFLEKGEVGCCGITLSQCHLLLEVARRGEKGVSPSEISPVLGLDLSTVSRIADGLVQQGLVLRDADPADRRRTLLSPSDKGRELAAAIDRNMQAYNRAVLEQLPPDKRRPVLESLELLVGALTGVKGGCCCE
- the arsN2 gene encoding arsenic resistance N-acetyltransferase ArsN2, translated to MSEIKEAVREKYAGIARAARAGAPEGCCSSAAGGCGCGGDYAPEEIAGLPLQMLQTSLGCGNPVAPAELRPGETVLDLGSGAGLDVLLAARRVGPEGKVYGLDMTDEMLALARENRRKSGIENAAFIKGEMESIPLPDDSVDVVISNCVINLAADKARVLAEACRVLKPGGRLAVSDMVWRKEVPEWLRRHAELWAGCVAGALTEAEYREALARAGFLNVELETTRAYGLEDMPAAALTEEMRRELAPYGGALVSALVRARKPALTAAIPEDREQAVALLQEAGLTTIGIPADLAGFFVARAPHVIGVVGLEYYGPFALLRSLAVAPPERGRGLGRRLVARALESARERGAHEVYLLTVTDREYLARLGFTEVRREDVPAAVRESREFRETCPLSAVVMRKPI
- a CDS encoding nucleotidyl transferase AbiEii/AbiGii toxin family protein encodes the protein MTASRIWEGLFIRALEILDAAGIPRDEWTFGGGTALALRYRHRESRDVDVFLTDAQYLVRATPRLNRTVAEIAPEYEEAATFLKLFFPEGEVDLIVAPHLTPDYFAMKPFTPCTRPARLPARIP
- a CDS encoding type II toxin-antitoxin system MqsR family toxin, giving the protein MHISPRHIIDNFLDEVKSLIRQGLFDMAVGPDERAAMIALGLRSQWEVAEYIETLEADDFAEGPKPDDNPLFGGYVWVFGPEIEGSQFYIKLKVRDRRQVFCMSFHPAKYPLRCPYR